Proteins encoded together in one Triticum dicoccoides isolate Atlit2015 ecotype Zavitan chromosome 7B, WEW_v2.0, whole genome shotgun sequence window:
- the LOC119335163 gene encoding fructokinase-2-like: MAPLGDAVAPAAAAAAPGLVVSFGEMLIDFVPDVAGVSLAESGGFVKAPGGAPANVACAISKLGGSSAFIGKFGDDEFGHMLVEILKQNGVNAEGCLFDQHARTALAFVTLKSNGEREFMFYRNPSADMLLTEAELNLDLIRRARIFHYGSISLITEPCRSAHVAAMCAAKSAGILCSYDPNVRLPLWPSAQAARDGIMSIWKEADFIKVSDDEVAFLTQSDATDEKNVLSLWFEGLKLLIVTDGEKGCRYFTKDFKGSVPGYSVNTVDTTGAGDAFVGSLLVSVSKDDSIFYNEAKLREVLQFSNACGAICTTKKGAIPALPTTATALELISKGSN, encoded by the exons ATGGCTCCCCTCGGTGACGCTGTTGcccccgcggccgccgccgccgccccaggccTCGTCGTCTCCTTCGGCGAGATGTTGATCGACTTCGTGCCCGACGTTGCCGGCGTCTCGCTCGCCGAGTCCGGCGGCTTTGTCAAGGCGCCCGGAGGCGCGCCCGCCAACGTCGCCTGCGCCATCTCCAAGCTCGGCGGCTCCTCCGCCTTCATCGGAAAG tttggcgacgacgagttcggccacATGCTGGTGGAGATCCTAAAGCAGAACGGCGTGAATGCCGAGGGCTGCCTGTTCGACCAGCACGCCCGCACCGCCCTGGCCTTCGTCACGCTCAAGTCCAACGGCGAGCGCGAGTTCATGTTCTACCGCAACCCGTCGGCCGACATGCTCCTCACCGAGGCCGAGCTCAACCTGGACCTGATCCGCCGCGCCCGCATCTTCCACTACGGCTCCATCTCGCTCATCACCGAGCCCTGCCGCTCGGCGCACGTTGCTGCCATGTGCGCCGCCAAGTCggccggcatcctctgctcgtacgACCCTAACGTACGCCTGCCGCTCTGGCCCTCTGCCCAGGCCGCCCGCGACGGTATCATGAGCATCTGGAAGGAGGCCGACTTCATCAAGGTAAGCGACGATGAGGTGGCCTTCCTCACCCAGAGCGACGCCACCGACGAGAAGAACGTGTTGTCCCTCTGGTTCGAGGGACTCAAGCTGCTCATCGTCACCGACGGCGAGAAGGGGTGCAGGTACTTCACCAAGGACTTCAAGGGCTCCGTGCCCGGCTACTCTGTCAACACCGTCGACACCACCGGCGCCGGGGACGCCTTCGTCGGGTCCCTCCTCGTCAGCGTCTCCAAGGACGACTCCATCTTCTAC AATGAGGCCAAGCTGAGGGAGGTGCTGCAGTTCTCGAACGCTTGCGGCGCCATCTGCACCACCAAGAAGGGAGCCATCCCGGCGCtgcccaccaccgccaccgccctgGAGCTCATCAGCAAGGGCAGCAACTAG